In the genome of Raphanus sativus cultivar WK10039 chromosome 4, ASM80110v3, whole genome shotgun sequence, one region contains:
- the LOC130511827 gene encoding F-box protein At5g39250-like: MFTEEVLKNVFPLLEGEDLAACMGVSKQWRHVAKDDFYWKCQCAKKWPSVCKRTKPPLTGTYYKMFQTCSKRRLNRTLPPPRLSFENLEFFVDIWSEDKPVYSGLIPGLAMETGIKALPSGISNVLRIHLAKPDYKMVVPAEPRFTIPLNQTVSVSMLVGRNDSDKVARIINRSVFEYIDRSSYRALAFEYLDLSPYYPFVSGIRAWVSLLFMDAENINDGVLDVFGIQLDFCDVAETKEEVLWLLDMLDWK, translated from the coding sequence ATGTTCACAGAAGAAGTCTTGAAGAATGTTTTTCCATTGCTTGAAGGAGAAGATCTAGCAGCTTGTATGGGTGTCAGCAAACAGTGGAGACACGTAGCAAAGGACGATTTTTACTGGAAATGTCAATGCGCCAAGAAATGGCCCTCCGTCTGCAAACGAACCAAACCTCCCCTCACGGGAACATACTACAAGATGTTTCAAACGTGTAGCAAACGGAGGCTAAACCGCACCCTCCCTCCTCCAAGACTCTCCTTCGAGAACTTGGAGTTCTTCGTCGACATTTGGTCGGAAGATAAACCGGTTTACTCCGGTTTAATACCCGGTCTTGCGATGGAAACCGGGATCAAAGCTTTGCCATCAGGAATCAGCAACGTTCTTAGGATTCACTTGGCGAAACCCGATTACAAAATGGTTGTTCCCGCTGAGCCAAGATTCACTATTCCGTTAAACCAGACGGTGAGTGTCTCTATGCTTGTGGGAAGGAATGATTCGGACAAGGTTGCTAGGATAATCAACCGGTCTGTCTTTGAGTATATCGACCGTTCGTCGTACCGGGCTCTTGCTTTTGAGTATCTCGACTTATCTCCTTATTACCCTTTTGTCTCTGGGATACGAGCATGGGTCTCTTTGCTTTTCATGGATGCTGAGAATATAAACGATGGGGTTCTCGACGTTTTCGGGATTCAGTTGGATTTCTGTGATGTTGCTGAGACTAAAGAAGAGGTTTTGTGGCTTCTTGATATGCTTGATTGGAAATGA
- the LOC130510957 gene encoding expansin-A22-like yields MKLNLEKMMYVKVLMMVIAICFVPITYSNRAEAPAGDVAEAPAGDVAEAPGTDAFNNGWYDARATFYGDIHGGETQMGACGYGDLFRQGYGLATAALSPALFNEGYTCGACYQIMCTRDPQWCLPGSIKITATNLCPANYTKTTDIWCNPPQKHFDLSLPMFLKIAKYKAGVVPVRYRRIPCTKKGGVRFETSGNPYFLMILPYNVGGAGDINAMQIKGSKTGWINMRKNWGQHWTTNIVLTGQSLSFTVKTSDGVIKQFINVAPKNWGFKQTFDGRINF; encoded by the exons ATGAAACTCAACTTAGAAAAAATGATGTATGTAAAAGTTCTGATGATGGTAATAGCGATATGTTTCGTGCCCATCACCTACAGTAATAGAGCCGAGGCACCCGCTGGTGATGTAGCGGAGGCACCCGCTGGTGATGTAGCCGAGGCACCCGGAACCGACGCATTCAACAATGGTTGGTATGACGCACGAGCCACATTTTACGGTGACATCCATGGTGGAGAAACTCAAA TGGGAGCTTGTGGATACGGTGATCTATTTAGACAAGGCTATGGTTTAGCCACGGCGGCGTTGAGCCCGGCGCTCTTCAACGAAGGCTATACGTGCGGGGCTTGTTACCAGATCATGTGCACGCGTGATCCACAATGGTGTTTGCCCGGATCCATAAAAATCACAGCTACAAATTTATGTCCAGCAAATTACACCAAGACGACAGACATATGGTGCAACCCACCACAAAAACATTTCGATCTCTCATTGCCAATGTTCCTCAAGATCGCCAAGTACAAAGCTGGGGTTGTCCCGGTTAGATACAGACGTATTCCTTGTACGAAAAAAGGTGGTGTCAGATTCGAAACCAGCGGAAACCCTTATTTCTTAATGATCTTGCCGTACAATGTAGGAGGAGCCGGAGATATTAATGCCATGCAGATTAAAGGAAGCAAGACCGGATGGATAAACATGAGGAAGAATTGGGGACAGCACTGGACCACCAATATTGTGTTGACCGGACAAAGTTTATCATTCACGGTTAAAACAAGTGATGGAGTTATTAAGCAATTTATAAATGTTGCACCAAAGAATTGGGGATTTAAACAGACTTTTGATGGAAGGATTAACTTTTAG